The DNA window CAGAAAATGATACCACCACTCCTATCGCCATCACTCAAACCATCAAACGATTACTGACAGGTGATGTCCTTAGCACTGGTAGTAAAACACAATTACAGTTTTGGATGACTAATAATATGATCTCTGACTCACTGGCACGCTCTGTATTACCTCAAGGGTGGTTAATAGCGGACAGATCAGGTGGCGGGGTTAAGGGTTCAAGAGCTCTTACCGCGATGGTATGGAAGTCAGACCGAAAGCCGTTGTTTATCGGAATTTTTATTGCTAACTCGTCGCTCTCCACCTTGCCAGAAATTAATCAAGTTGTCGCAGATATTAGTCAGCTTATTTTTGCGCAATATGGTATTGAATAGACTCACTTAACCAGGAATAAGATTTAAGGCTGGCCATGAAACCCACCGCACTTCTATTACTATTTTTATCGTTGAATGCATTTTCTAGCGAGCAACCAGAAACCATTCCGGAAAAAACAGACCAGAACGGATATGTTGAGCCCTTTAAAATGTTTGACGATTTATACTACGTGGGTGATAAGTGGGTTTCATCTTATCTTATCCCTACTTCCGAGGGGCTTGTTCTGATTGATACGCTTGACAGTCCTTATGGGCGCTGGATCCCAAACAATATAGAGACGCTAGGCTTCAATCCCAAACATCTTCGCTACATCATAATTACTCATGGTCATTCAGATCATGTCGGCGGCGCCGAATATATCCAAAGACATTTTGATACACAGGTTGTTATGTCGAGCATTGATTTTCGCTTAGCTAAATTCACCGCCAAAAACTCCAGAGGAGACAATCGCTTCCTAGCACCGAAAGTAACTACATTTGCCAATGATGGCGACACCTTAGTCGTTGGTAATAAACAATTTAGATTCTATTCAACGCCCGGACACACTAGAGGTGCTTTATCGATTGAATTTAACGTTACTCATCAAGGTGAGACTCATAAGGCATTTATTGTTGGCGGTAATGGGACCAATTTCACCGGATTGGAACTGGCGCAGCAGTATGTGGATAGTGTGAAAAGGATTCGATCTTTATCTAAAACCGAACCTCAAGTGGAAGTTAACCTCGCCAGTCACCCGCATTTGGCACAGATTTTTGAGCGCCACGCTAAAGAATCACGGCAAAGTAATCCCTTTGTCGAGCCACAAGGCTTCCAAGCCTTTTTGGATGTATTAGAAGAACGTGGAAGCAAAAAACTAGCCCAAGAGCAAACCCACTAATGAATATGGAGCGAGGATGCTCATACCGGTAGCCAGATAGAAAAAAGCCCCGAAGTTTCGGGGCTTATATAGTTAATTAGTCCAACTCAACCAGTTGTTGCTTGAACTTCTCATGCTGAGCTTTCACTGATTCTTCTGGCTCTGCCGTCATTAAGCTGACCACAACAATGGCAATCGTTGATAAGATGATCCCAGGAACAATCTCGTAAACATCAAACCAACCGCCTGATAGTTGTTTCCACACTACAATAGTCACGCCGCCGATAACGATACCAGCCAGTGCACCATTGCGGTTCATGCGCGGCCAGTAAAGGCTAAGAATAAGCGCAGGACCAAAAGCAGCACCAAAACCAGCCCAAGCATAAGATACTAAACCTAGTACTGAGCTGTCTGGCGTTAGAGCTAAAATAAGAGCAACAATTGAGATTGCTACCACTGCAATACGGCCTACCATCACAATCTCTTCTGAACTTGCATCTTTCTTAATCAATTGCTTATAGAAGTCCTCTGCTAATGCTGAAGAAGACACCAATAATTGCGAATCGGCTGTACTCATGATTGCTGCAAGTATTGCCGCTAACAGCACACCAGCAACGACAGGATGGAAGATGGAGTTAACCAACAACATGAAGATTTTCTCTCCATCATCTATCGATACCCCAGAATTAGTCACATAGATAAGACCAACTAGACCGACTAACATAGCACCAACCATAGAAAGCGCTGTCCACACAACCGCAATGCGACGTGCTGTCGTTAGATCCTTATTACTGCGCGCGGCTTTAAAACGAGCAAGAATGTGCGGCTGGCCAAAGTAGCCTAAGCCCCATGCAACCAAAGAGATGATCGCAATAGCAGATAGTGGCTCGCCTTTAGTATCATTCCACAGCGTAAGCAGCTCAGGGTTGATATTCGACAAATCGCTATTTAGCTGACCAAGACCACCTTCCATCGCCGCAATAGGCACAATCAACAGTGCCGCAGACATCAGAAGACCTTGGACTAAGTCAGTCCAAGATACCGCTAAAAATCCACCGAACAGTGTATATGACACAACACATACAGTACCAATAATAACGGCGGTGCTATAGTTCAACCCAAATACGGTTTCAAACAGTTTTCCTCCAGCCACTAAGCCTGAGCTGGTGTAGAAAAGAAAGAATAGCAAGATAAAGAATGCAGAGATAACTTGGATAAGTTTAGATGTATCGTTAAAACGACGAGAAAGGAATTCTGGCAAGGTTAAAGCATCTGTCGTGATGCTGTAAGTACGCAGTCTTTTAGC is part of the Vibrio aquimaris genome and encodes:
- a CDS encoding MBL fold metallo-hydrolase; this translates as MKPTALLLLFLSLNAFSSEQPETIPEKTDQNGYVEPFKMFDDLYYVGDKWVSSYLIPTSEGLVLIDTLDSPYGRWIPNNIETLGFNPKHLRYIIITHGHSDHVGGAEYIQRHFDTQVVMSSIDFRLAKFTAKNSRGDNRFLAPKVTTFANDGDTLVVGNKQFRFYSTPGHTRGALSIEFNVTHQGETHKAFIVGGNGTNFTGLELAQQYVDSVKRIRSLSKTEPQVEVNLASHPHLAQIFERHAKESRQSNPFVEPQGFQAFLDVLEERGSKKLAQEQTH
- the putP gene encoding sodium/proline symporter PutP: MENSFAITTTFIAYLILMMAIGVIAYLRTKNSTDYFLGGRSLGPWPAALSAGASDMSGWLLLGLPGYAYAAGIEALWLAGGLLAGTWLNWLISAKRLRTYSITTDALTLPEFLSRRFNDTSKLIQVISAFFILLFFLFYTSSGLVAGGKLFETVFGLNYSTAVIIGTVCVVSYTLFGGFLAVSWTDLVQGLLMSAALLIVPIAAMEGGLGQLNSDLSNINPELLTLWNDTKGEPLSAIAIISLVAWGLGYFGQPHILARFKAARSNKDLTTARRIAVVWTALSMVGAMLVGLVGLIYVTNSGVSIDDGEKIFMLLVNSIFHPVVAGVLLAAILAAIMSTADSQLLVSSSALAEDFYKQLIKKDASSEEIVMVGRIAVVAISIVALILALTPDSSVLGLVSYAWAGFGAAFGPALILSLYWPRMNRNGALAGIVIGGVTIVVWKQLSGGWFDVYEIVPGIILSTIAIVVVSLMTAEPEESVKAQHEKFKQQLVELD